TTCGAGGAGGATCCGGTTGGACAATGAAACCAACTCTCCCTCATCGGTCAGCAGGGTGGTTTTCACCGTGCCAATTTCTTCGATCTGGCCTTCGACCTCGCCAACACGCACTTGTTGCCCTACCTGATACAACTCCCGCACATAAATTCCCGCCAGTATCTGGCCTGCAATTTCGCGACTTCCGAGGCCCATGGCCAGCGCAACTGCCAGACCAACGGTAATCAAACCAATCACGATCACATGGTTAAGGAGGTCGGTCTTGACCTCCAACTGGCTGATCGCCACCGAAATACTGATGATAATGACCAGGCCCTGGGCAACTCTTCCCAGCCCGGCCGAGTAATCCAGCCCTACACCTTCAGCGGCTCCGCGCACCAGGCCGTTGACCAATTGCGCCAACAGCACTCCCACGAGCAACACCAAAGCCGCACCGAACACTTTCGGCAAGTACAACGCCAGCATATCCAGCGTTGCGGAAACCCGTTCCAGACCCAGCGACTCGGCCGCCGACACCAGGAAAATCAATAATACAAACCAGTAAACAATCTTGCCAATCAGCGTCGAGATCGGCACTTGAACGCCAGCGCGACTGATCAGCTTGGTCAAGCCGGTGCCGCCCATCAGGCGATCCAGGCCCAGCTTGGCCAGTAACTTGGACAGCAAGGTATCAAGCAACTTGGCAACAACAAAGCCCAGCAAAACGACAACAAGGGCACCAAACAGGTTCGGGATGAAATTTGCAACTTTGGTCCACAATGCAGTCATTGCAGCAACCAGGCTCTGGGTCCAGAGATCCAATTCCATGTTCAATCAGCCTTATCGACAGAGCGAGCGTTTACTTTAAGTGTATTGCGGCGTGACACCGGCGAAACGTGGGCCGAACCATTGTTCAGGGCAATCATCATGGCCTGCGACCAACGACCCAGAAGGCCGAACAGTACGCCCGCGCCGACCTGACGGTTGGCGGTCTTCAACACTCGCCCCAGGCACGCATCGTCATCCCGGCTGGAGGAAGACGAATTAAGC
This genomic window from Pseudomonas sp. G.S.17 contains:
- a CDS encoding CrfX protein, which translates into the protein MHDPFEESLRDMLNSSSSSRDDDACLGRVLKTANRQVGAGVLFGLLGRWSQAMMIALNNGSAHVSPVSRRNTLKVNARSVDKAD
- a CDS encoding mechanosensitive ion channel domain-containing protein; translated protein: MELDLWTQSLVAAMTALWTKVANFIPNLFGALVVVLLGFVVAKLLDTLLSKLLAKLGLDRLMGGTGLTKLISRAGVQVPISTLIGKIVYWFVLLIFLVSAAESLGLERVSATLDMLALYLPKVFGAALVLLVGVLLAQLVNGLVRGAAEGVGLDYSAGLGRVAQGLVIIISISVAISQLEVKTDLLNHVIVIGLITVGLAVALAMGLGSREIAGQILAGIYVRELYQVGQQVRVGEVEGQIEEIGTVKTTLLTDEGELVSLSNRILLEQRVSSR